A window of the Nisaea acidiphila genome harbors these coding sequences:
- the rpmC gene encoding 50S ribosomal protein L29: MANKAATDLRAKTADELKTSLVDLKKEAFNLRFQRANGQLENTARMRQVRREIARIKTILHGQASA; this comes from the coding sequence ATGGCAAACAAGGCAGCAACCGATCTTCGCGCCAAGACGGCCGATGAGCTGAAGACCAGCCTGGTGGACCTGAAGAAGGAGGCCTTCAACCTCCGCTTCCAGCGCGCCAACGGACAGCTGGAGAACACTGCGCGGATGCGGCAGGTGCGCCGCGAGATCGCGCGCATCAAGACGATCCTGCACGGGCAGGCCAGCGCTTAA
- the rpsQ gene encoding 30S ribosomal protein S17 has protein sequence MPRRILQGTVVSDKGDKSIVVRVERRVMHPIYKKFIKRSKKFAAHDEQNACKVGDIVRIQECAPISKRKNWIVVEDAGGEA, from the coding sequence ATGCCGAGGCGAATTTTGCAGGGCACCGTGGTGAGCGACAAAGGCGACAAATCCATCGTCGTCCGCGTCGAGCGCCGCGTTATGCACCCGATCTATAAGAAGTTCATCAAGCGCTCGAAGAAATTCGCCGCGCATGACGAACAGAACGCATGCAAGGTCGGTGACATCGTGCGGATCCAGGAATGCGCGCCGATTTCCAAGCGCAAGAACTGGATCGTCGTTGAAGACGCCGGCGGCGAAGCCT